A region of Oryctolagus cuniculus chromosome 3, mOryCun1.1, whole genome shotgun sequence DNA encodes the following proteins:
- the PIP gene encoding prolactin-inducible protein homolog isoform X1 — protein MRALQFLLRVSPAFLLLVLCLQLEINKAEESITSWKVIQMDLQMPTVAVANEEVTVKLGIQTELKECMVIKAYLRSNIQIDGPFNYRYTSCLCDDYPRTFYWDLVANRTATIAAVVDIIRELDICPEDRAVVPIKSNRYYVLHRLNVS, from the exons ATGCGTGCTCTCCAGTTCCTGCTCAGGGTCAGCCCTGCCTTCCTGCTCCTGGttctctgcctgcagctggaGATCAACAAAGCTGAGGAAAGCAT AACCAGCTGGAAAGTGATACAAATGGATCTGCAGATGCCTACAGTAGCAGTTGCAAATGAGGAGGTCACTGTGAAGCTTGGAATtcaaacagaattgaaagaatgTATGGTG ATTAAAGCCTACCTCAGAAGCAACATCCAAATCGATGGCCCATTCAACTATCGATACACCAGTTGCCTCTGTGATGACTATCCAAGAACCTTCTACTGGGACTTAGTGGCTAACC GCACTGCAACCATTGCAGCTGTGGTTGACATTATTCGGGAACTAGATATCTGTCCAGAAGATAGAGCTGTGGTACCCATCAAATCCAACCGGTACTATGTACTCCATAGACTAAATGTATCTTAA
- the PIP gene encoding prolactin-inducible protein homolog precursor encodes MRALQFLLRVSPAFLLLVLCLQLEINKAEESIWKVIQMDLQMPTVAVANEEVTVKLGIQTELKECMVIKAYLRSNIQIDGPFNYRYTSCLCDDYPRTFYWDLVANRTATIAAVVDIIRELDICPEDRAVVPIKSNRYYVLHRLNVS; translated from the exons ATGCGTGCTCTCCAGTTCCTGCTCAGGGTCAGCCCTGCCTTCCTGCTCCTGGttctctgcctgcagctggaGATCAACAAAGCTGAGGAAAGCAT CTGGAAAGTGATACAAATGGATCTGCAGATGCCTACAGTAGCAGTTGCAAATGAGGAGGTCACTGTGAAGCTTGGAATtcaaacagaattgaaagaatgTATGGTG ATTAAAGCCTACCTCAGAAGCAACATCCAAATCGATGGCCCATTCAACTATCGATACACCAGTTGCCTCTGTGATGACTATCCAAGAACCTTCTACTGGGACTTAGTGGCTAACC GCACTGCAACCATTGCAGCTGTGGTTGACATTATTCGGGAACTAGATATCTGTCCAGAAGATAGAGCTGTGGTACCCATCAAATCCAACCGGTACTATGTACTCCATAGACTAAATGTATCTTAA